A part of Azospirillum thermophilum genomic DNA contains:
- a CDS encoding GAF and HD-GYP domain-containing protein, which translates to MAVVGRLDDDLRRNRLFLFFRLLRCGTLFAHSLQGVRRVSVVQQFLEFIEESPDQSVRAVSQRVLHKCRELTGAEAGSVFMLHRRGRARELTAVSVQNDVVRAPGRAFSLPADLFSIAGYVALTGDTVFIEDAYAIPKDRPYRFNPSFDRHTGFRTRSILTFALKGVGGRSIGVVQLINRRLPGCPDPLPFLREHEEMIAPVNHLVGRALERAATTERLRERNRALAKERRRVAELQEETERAFMVSVHLLAKAAELHDEDTGNHILRVNEYSYALARWAGCPEEFCAEIRFSAALHDVGKMSVDQAILRKKGRLDEREMAEMKRHPVYGHEILIASDRLKMAADIALCHHEQWAGTGYPNGLAGEAIPLSARIVAVADCYDALRSKRPYKPAFPHERTMAILTQGDDRITPERHFDPRLLSLLVQNQDEFARIWESLRDGCSGDD; encoded by the coding sequence GTGGCTGTGGTGGGGCGGCTGGATGACGATCTGAGGCGAAACCGGCTCTTCCTCTTCTTCCGGCTGCTGCGCTGCGGTACCCTCTTCGCGCACAGCCTGCAGGGGGTTCGTCGCGTGAGCGTGGTGCAGCAGTTCCTGGAGTTCATCGAGGAGTCGCCGGACCAGTCCGTGCGGGCCGTCAGCCAGCGTGTGCTGCACAAGTGCCGGGAGCTGACCGGGGCGGAGGCCGGCAGCGTCTTCATGCTGCATCGCCGGGGCCGGGCGCGCGAGCTGACGGCGGTCAGCGTGCAGAACGACGTGGTGCGGGCGCCCGGCCGGGCCTTCAGTCTGCCGGCCGACCTCTTCTCCATCGCCGGCTATGTGGCGCTGACCGGCGACACCGTGTTCATCGAGGACGCCTACGCGATCCCGAAGGACCGGCCCTACCGCTTCAACCCCTCCTTCGACCGGCACACCGGCTTCCGCACCCGCTCGATCCTCACCTTCGCGCTGAAGGGGGTGGGCGGCCGGTCGATCGGGGTGGTCCAGCTCATCAACCGGCGGCTGCCCGGCTGCCCCGACCCGCTGCCCTTCCTGCGTGAGCATGAGGAGATGATCGCCCCGGTCAACCATCTGGTGGGGCGGGCGCTGGAGCGGGCGGCGACGACCGAGCGGCTGAGGGAGCGCAACCGCGCCCTGGCGAAGGAGCGGCGGCGGGTCGCCGAACTGCAGGAGGAGACGGAGCGCGCCTTCATGGTGTCCGTCCATCTGCTCGCCAAGGCGGCGGAACTGCATGACGAGGACACCGGCAACCACATCCTGCGCGTCAACGAATACTCCTACGCGCTGGCCCGCTGGGCCGGCTGCCCGGAGGAGTTCTGCGCCGAGATCCGCTTTTCCGCCGCTCTGCACGACGTCGGCAAGATGAGCGTCGATCAGGCCATCCTGCGCAAGAAGGGCCGGCTGGACGAGCGCGAGATGGCGGAGATGAAGCGCCATCCGGTCTACGGCCACGAGATCCTGATCGCGTCGGACCGGCTGAAGATGGCCGCCGACATCGCGCTCTGCCATCACGAGCAATGGGCCGGCACCGGCTACCCCAACGGCCTCGCCGGGGAGGCGATTCCCCTGTCGGCGCGCATCGTCGCCGTCGCCGACTGCTACGACGCCCTGCGCAGCAAGCGGCCCTACAAGCCGGCCTTCCCGCACGAGCGGACCATGGCGATCCTGACGCAGGGCGACGACCGCATCACCCCGGAGCGTCACTTCGACCCGCGTCTGCTGTCGCTGCTCGTGCAGAACCAGGACGAGTTCGCCCGCATCTGGGAGTCGCTGCGCGACGGCTGCTCCGGGGACGACTGA
- a CDS encoding SLC13 family permease, with the protein MTATIVVLFAVTYLGMAVGRFPGLRIDRTGIALVAAILLLAVGALDSRQVVEAVDFPTLFILLGLMILSAQYAGSGFYDWCALRVARAARSPARLLAVVVAVAGGLSAVLANDVVVFAMTPMLCVGLTARGLDARPYLIGLAGAANAGSAATMIGNPQNILIGQVGHLDFWHFIGVCGVPALVALGIVYAVVWLAWRGRFGLPDGDREVGPVTLDRWQLGKAVAATLVLLALFASPLPQETSVLLVAGFVMISRRMASRDMLGMVDWHLLVLFGALFAINHALGLTGLPAALVHDLEAAGWLPDRLAVMAPLALAGSNSIGNVPAVILLLSAWPSPPVGALYGLALLSTLAGNLLLPGSLANIIVAERAAASGVRLGFAEHARCGIPMAILSMGFAALWLWWGGWMTI; encoded by the coding sequence ATGACCGCAACCATCGTCGTCCTGTTCGCCGTCACCTATCTCGGCATGGCGGTCGGGCGCTTTCCCGGCCTGCGCATCGACCGGACCGGCATCGCGCTGGTCGCGGCGATCCTGCTGCTGGCGGTGGGCGCGCTGGACAGCCGGCAGGTGGTGGAGGCGGTCGACTTCCCGACCCTGTTCATCCTGCTGGGGCTGATGATCCTGTCGGCCCAGTATGCCGGCAGCGGCTTCTACGACTGGTGCGCCCTGCGGGTGGCGCGGGCGGCGCGCTCGCCCGCCCGGCTGCTGGCCGTGGTGGTCGCGGTGGCCGGCGGGCTGTCGGCGGTCCTGGCCAACGACGTGGTGGTCTTCGCCATGACGCCCATGCTGTGCGTCGGGCTGACCGCCCGCGGGCTGGACGCGCGGCCCTACCTGATCGGGCTGGCGGGGGCGGCGAATGCCGGGTCGGCCGCGACGATGATCGGCAACCCGCAGAACATCCTGATCGGGCAGGTCGGGCATCTCGACTTCTGGCATTTCATCGGCGTGTGCGGCGTGCCGGCGCTGGTGGCGCTGGGCATCGTCTATGCCGTGGTGTGGCTGGCTTGGCGCGGCCGTTTCGGCCTGCCGGACGGCGACCGCGAGGTCGGGCCGGTGACGCTCGACCGCTGGCAGCTCGGCAAGGCGGTGGCGGCGACGCTGGTTCTGCTCGCCCTCTTCGCCTCGCCCCTGCCGCAGGAGACCAGCGTGCTGCTGGTCGCCGGCTTCGTCATGATCAGCCGGCGGATGGCGAGCCGCGACATGCTGGGGATGGTGGACTGGCATCTGCTGGTGCTGTTCGGCGCGCTGTTCGCCATCAACCATGCGCTGGGCCTGACGGGGCTGCCGGCGGCGCTCGTCCATGACCTGGAGGCGGCCGGCTGGCTGCCCGACCGGCTGGCGGTGATGGCGCCGCTGGCGCTGGCCGGCAGCAACAGCATCGGCAATGTCCCGGCGGTGATCCTGCTGCTGTCCGCCTGGCCGTCGCCGCCGGTCGGGGCGCTGTACGGCCTCGCCCTGCTCTCGACGCTTGCCGGCAACCTCCTGCTGCCGGGCAGCCTCGCCAACATCATCGTGGCGGAGCGGGCGGCGGCCTCCGGCGTGCGGCTGGGCTTCGCCGAGCATGCGCGCTGCGGCATTCCGATGGCGATCCTGTCCATGGGGTTTGCCGCCCTGTGGCTGTGGTGGGGCGGCTGGATGACGATCTGA
- a CDS encoding MBL fold metallo-hydrolase codes for MGFSVTFWGVRGTIPCPLASHLRYGGNTSCLEVRAGAQCIIIDAGTGLRLLGRKLLAEGTTSATLLLSHTHLDHISGFPFFAPAYTKGFSLRIISGHLTGSPNIEAVMARQMERPLFPVPLRTMGGSLSFLEVPAGHSFKLEGGVRIHTAPLNHPDGATGYRIEYQGHSLTYVTDTEHVPDHPDRNILNLVDGTDLLIYDSSYTDQEWEARVGWGHSTWTEAVRIARAGNVKRLCLFHHDPDHDDATMDQIEAQARAEFPDCFAAREGRRSRWSEL; via the coding sequence ATGGGTTTTTCGGTCACGTTCTGGGGCGTGCGCGGCACCATCCCATGCCCGCTGGCGTCGCATCTGCGCTATGGCGGCAACACCTCCTGCCTGGAGGTCCGGGCCGGCGCGCAGTGCATCATCATCGATGCCGGAACGGGGCTGCGCCTGCTGGGCCGCAAGCTGCTGGCGGAGGGAACGACGTCCGCCACGCTGCTGCTCAGCCACACCCACCTCGACCACATCAGCGGCTTTCCCTTCTTCGCCCCCGCCTACACCAAGGGCTTCAGCCTGCGCATCATCTCCGGCCACCTGACGGGCAGCCCGAACATCGAGGCGGTGATGGCCCGCCAGATGGAACGGCCGCTGTTCCCGGTGCCGCTGCGCACCATGGGCGGCAGCCTCAGCTTCCTGGAGGTGCCGGCCGGCCACAGTTTCAAGCTGGAAGGCGGCGTCCGCATCCACACGGCCCCGCTGAACCATCCGGACGGCGCCACCGGCTACCGCATCGAGTACCAGGGCCACTCCCTGACCTATGTGACGGATACCGAGCATGTGCCGGACCATCCCGACCGCAACATCCTGAACCTCGTCGACGGCACCGACCTGCTGATCTACGATTCGAGCTACACCGACCAGGAGTGGGAGGCCCGCGTCGGCTGGGGCCATTCCACCTGGACCGAGGCGGTGCGCATCGCGCGGGCGGGCAACGTCAAGCGGCTCTGCCTGTTCCACCACGACCCCGACCATGACGACGCCACGATGGACCAGATCGAGGCGCAGGCCAGGGCCGAGTTCCCCGACTGCTTCGCCGCGCGCGAGGGACGACGATCACGCTGGAGTGAGCTATAG
- a CDS encoding methyl-accepting chemotaxis protein, with protein sequence MDSGFGVRPQLIADIATEAGNLGIEIADIAGHIEDVNARVTRQSTVFAQLRDTGTRMSQSTHRIAEASAVARTVTQAAQQEVASSQDRVERSLSDIHALVTAVGGMEGQIVGLREALDRVARVAREIFTIAKQTNLLALNATIEAARAGEAGRGFAVVANEVKALSRKTSEATTEIDATLKSLNEQAQRLMGESAASAAKARAVSEGTVAIGQVIETVGRAMRDLNQETDKIEHASSEIGENCDALESEIADLAVGVRLSSENLAQARDRVNNLVGMSERLIGITAELDIETVDTPFIKLVIDAANRVSAGFEDAVARGEVSESDLFDRSYQPIPGTDPQQLMARFTGFCDRVLPAVQEPALASSDRIVFCVAVDQNGYLPTHNRAFSQPQGTDPVWNAAHCRNRRLFNDRVGLAAGRNTKRFLLQTYRRDMGGGNYVLMKDVSAPIFVRGRHWGGLRLAYKV encoded by the coding sequence ATGGACAGTGGGTTCGGCGTCCGCCCGCAGCTGATTGCGGACATCGCGACTGAAGCCGGCAACCTCGGGATCGAGATCGCCGACATCGCCGGCCATATCGAGGACGTGAATGCGCGGGTGACGCGCCAGTCCACGGTCTTCGCCCAGCTTCGCGACACCGGCACCCGGATGTCCCAGAGCACGCACCGGATCGCCGAGGCCTCCGCCGTCGCCCGCACGGTGACCCAGGCGGCACAGCAGGAGGTCGCCTCCTCCCAGGACCGGGTCGAACGCTCGCTGTCCGACATCCACGCCCTGGTCACCGCGGTCGGCGGGATGGAAGGGCAGATCGTCGGCCTGCGCGAGGCGCTGGACCGCGTCGCCCGCGTCGCCAGGGAGATCTTCACCATCGCCAAGCAGACCAACCTGCTGGCGCTGAACGCCACCATCGAGGCGGCGCGGGCGGGGGAGGCCGGGCGCGGCTTCGCCGTCGTCGCCAACGAGGTGAAGGCCCTGTCGCGCAAGACCAGCGAGGCGACGACGGAGATCGACGCGACGCTGAAATCGCTGAACGAGCAGGCCCAGCGCCTGATGGGCGAGAGCGCCGCCAGTGCCGCCAAGGCGCGCGCGGTCAGCGAAGGCACGGTGGCGATCGGGCAGGTGATCGAGACGGTCGGCCGCGCGATGCGCGACCTGAACCAGGAGACCGACAAGATCGAGCATGCCTCCAGCGAGATCGGCGAGAACTGCGACGCGCTGGAAAGCGAGATCGCCGACCTCGCGGTCGGGGTCAGGCTGTCGAGCGAGAACCTCGCCCAGGCGCGCGACCGGGTGAACAATCTGGTCGGGATGAGCGAGCGGCTGATCGGCATCACCGCCGAGCTCGACATCGAGACGGTCGACACCCCCTTCATCAAGCTGGTGATCGACGCGGCCAACCGCGTGTCGGCCGGTTTCGAGGATGCCGTCGCCCGCGGCGAGGTCTCGGAGAGCGACCTGTTCGACCGCAGCTACCAGCCGATCCCGGGAACCGACCCGCAGCAGCTCATGGCGCGCTTCACCGGCTTCTGCGACCGCGTGCTCCCCGCCGTGCAGGAGCCGGCGCTGGCCAGCAGCGACCGCATCGTCTTCTGCGTCGCGGTCGACCAGAACGGCTATCTGCCGACCCACAACCGCGCCTTCAGCCAGCCGCAGGGCACGGATCCGGTTTGGAACGCCGCCCATTGCCGCAACCGCCGCCTGTTCAACGACCGGGTCGGGCTGGCCGCCGGCCGCAACACCAAGCGGTTCCTGCTGCAGACCTACCGGCGCGACATGGGCGGTGGAAATTATGTGTTGATGAAGGACGTATCGGCCCCCATTTTCGTCCGCGGCCGTCACTGGGGCGGCCTGCGTCTGGCCTACAAGGTGTAA
- a CDS encoding cation diffusion facilitator family transporter: MTETEADRLRRYATYASVSVAGTLIAAKLVAYLMTESVSILSSLIDSSTDLMASIVTLLGVRHALRPPDEAHRFGHGKAEALAALAQAAFIGGSAVLLSVEAVRRLIRPEAISEGTVGIAVMLLSILLTAGLIAFQRRVQAATGSVAIGADRLHYSGDLLMNATVILAILLTGWTGIAAFDPLFGIGIALFLLNGARGVAREALNVLMDRELPEGERARIVELVTDYPGVEGMHDLRTRSSGTGSFVELHLELDSRLTVDQAHDITDGVEALLRRTFANCEVMIHQEPAGLKDERLDDRIRGAKA, translated from the coding sequence GTGACCGAGACCGAAGCAGACCGCCTGCGCCGCTACGCGACCTATGCCAGCGTGTCGGTGGCCGGGACGCTGATCGCCGCCAAGCTGGTCGCCTATCTGATGACGGAGTCGGTCAGCATCCTGTCGTCGCTGATCGACTCGAGCACCGACCTGATGGCCTCCATCGTCACGCTGCTGGGCGTGCGTCACGCCCTGCGGCCGCCGGACGAGGCCCACCGCTTCGGCCACGGCAAGGCGGAGGCGCTGGCCGCGCTCGCCCAGGCGGCCTTCATCGGCGGGTCCGCCGTGCTGCTGAGCGTCGAGGCGGTCCGCCGGCTGATCCGGCCCGAGGCGATCTCGGAAGGGACCGTCGGCATCGCGGTGATGCTGCTGTCCATCCTGCTGACCGCAGGGCTGATCGCCTTCCAGCGGCGGGTGCAGGCGGCGACCGGCTCCGTCGCCATCGGGGCCGACCGGCTGCATTATTCCGGCGACCTGCTGATGAACGCGACGGTCATCCTGGCCATCCTGCTGACGGGATGGACCGGGATCGCGGCCTTCGACCCGCTGTTCGGCATCGGGATCGCGCTGTTCCTGCTGAACGGCGCCCGCGGCGTGGCGCGGGAAGCCCTGAACGTGCTGATGGACCGCGAGCTTCCGGAGGGCGAGCGCGCCCGCATCGTGGAGCTGGTCACCGACTATCCGGGCGTGGAGGGCATGCACGACCTGCGGACCCGCAGCTCCGGCACCGGCAGCTTCGTCGAGCTTCACCTGGAACTGGATTCCAGGCTGACCGTCGATCAGGCCCACGACATCACCGACGGGGTGGAGGCGCTGCTGCGCCGGACCTTCGCCAACTGCGAGGTCATGATCCACCAGGAACCGGCCGGTCTGAAGGACGAGCGTCTCGACGACCGGATAAGGGGAGCGAAGGCCTGA
- the pdxH gene encoding pyridoxamine 5'-phosphate oxidase yields MTDADRNPYELFADWLDEAGRSEPNDPNAMALATADSDGIPSVRMVLLKGVDERGFVFYTNMESRKGRQLLANPSAALCFHWKSLRRSVRVEGAVEQVSDAEADAYFDSRPRESRIGAWASQQSRPLEGRWELEKRVAQYAAKFAIGHIPRPPYWTGCRIVPRRIEFWQDKPFRLHERLVYLRVQDEAGGTTGWTTERLYP; encoded by the coding sequence ATGACCGACGCGGACCGCAATCCCTACGAGCTGTTCGCCGACTGGCTGGACGAGGCCGGCCGGAGCGAGCCGAACGATCCCAACGCGATGGCGCTGGCCACCGCCGACTCCGACGGCATCCCTTCGGTGCGGATGGTGCTGCTGAAGGGCGTCGACGAGCGGGGATTCGTCTTCTACACCAACATGGAAAGCCGCAAGGGCCGGCAGCTCCTCGCCAACCCCAGCGCCGCGCTGTGCTTCCACTGGAAGTCGCTGCGCCGTTCGGTGCGGGTGGAAGGGGCGGTGGAGCAGGTCAGCGACGCCGAGGCCGACGCCTATTTCGACAGCCGCCCGCGCGAAAGCCGCATCGGCGCCTGGGCCTCGCAGCAGTCGCGCCCGCTGGAGGGCCGCTGGGAGCTGGAGAAGCGCGTGGCGCAGTACGCCGCGAAGTTCGCCATCGGCCACATCCCGCGCCCGCCCTACTGGACCGGCTGCCGCATCGTGCCGCGCCGCATCGAGTTCTGGCAGGACAAGCCCTTCCGCCTGCATGAACGGCTGGTCTACCTGCGCGTGCAGGACGAGGCCGGCGGGACGACGGGGTGGACGACCGAGCGGCTTTACCCCTAA
- a CDS encoding RT0821/Lpp0805 family surface protein: MFLKKLVPAVMAVALLAGCASSGTKETAGTVGGAVAGGLIGSRFGGGSGKLVATGVGTLLGAFLGKEVGASLDKADAGYAETAARRAYAAPVGERITWNNPQSGNAGAITTTREGYNTAGNYCREFQQTVVVGGRTEMAYGTACKQADGTWKIVPNQ, encoded by the coding sequence ATGTTCTTGAAGAAGCTCGTCCCTGCGGTCATGGCCGTGGCCCTGCTGGCCGGCTGCGCCAGCAGCGGGACGAAGGAGACCGCCGGCACCGTCGGCGGCGCCGTGGCCGGCGGACTGATCGGATCCCGCTTCGGCGGCGGCTCCGGCAAGCTGGTCGCGACGGGCGTCGGCACGCTCCTCGGCGCCTTCCTCGGCAAGGAGGTCGGCGCCTCCCTCGACAAGGCCGATGCCGGCTATGCCGAGACGGCGGCCCGCCGCGCCTATGCGGCACCGGTGGGCGAGCGCATCACCTGGAACAACCCGCAGTCGGGCAACGCCGGCGCCATCACCACGACGCGCGAGGGCTACAACACCGCCGGCAACTACTGCCGCGAGTTCCAGCAGACCGTGGTCGTCGGCGGCCGGACCGAGATGGCGTACGGAACCGCTTGCAAACAAGCCGACGGTACGTGGAAAATCGTCCCCAACCAGTAA